The Bacillus carboniphilus genome contains a region encoding:
- the lysS gene encoding lysine--tRNA ligase, whose translation MQEDINQHDDLNDQLQVRREKLNELKDLGMDPFGKRFDRTDLSEHLKQKYDSFSKEELEDKDIEVSIAGRIMTKRGKGKAGFAHIQDLLGQVQIYVRKDAIGEEAYEIFKAADLGDYIGVTGKVFKTKVGELSIKVTTYTLLSKSLRPLPDKYHGLKDIEQRYRQRYLDLIMNPESKETFINRSKIIQSMRSYLNEHGYLEVETPMMHSIAGGASAKPFKTHHNALDIPLYMRIAIELHLKRLIVGGLEKVYEIGRVFRNEGISTRHNPEFTMIELYEAYADYQDIMNLTEDLIAFIAKDVFGSTKIQYGEETIDLSPKWARIHIVDAIKQETGVDFWNVHTTEEARTLANEHGIEIGEHMEYGHILNEFFEQKVEEKLIQPTFIYGHPIEISPLAKKNDDDPRFTDRFELFIVGREHANAFTELNDPIDQKQRFEAQLKEREQGNDEAHMMDHDFIEALEYGMPPTGGLGIGVDRLVMLLTNSPSIRDVLLFPQMRQR comes from the coding sequence GTGCAAGAAGATATCAATCAACATGATGATTTAAATGACCAATTGCAAGTGAGAAGAGAAAAATTAAACGAACTAAAAGATTTAGGAATGGATCCGTTTGGAAAGCGGTTTGATCGGACAGATTTATCGGAACATTTAAAACAAAAGTATGATTCGTTTTCTAAAGAAGAGCTTGAAGACAAAGATATAGAAGTATCAATAGCAGGTCGAATTATGACTAAGCGAGGCAAAGGAAAAGCGGGCTTTGCTCATATTCAAGACTTACTAGGTCAAGTTCAAATTTACGTTCGTAAAGATGCAATTGGCGAGGAAGCATACGAAATTTTTAAGGCAGCGGACCTTGGTGATTACATAGGCGTTACGGGGAAGGTATTTAAAACGAAGGTTGGAGAACTTTCCATAAAAGTAACCACATACACTCTGTTATCAAAATCGTTGCGACCTTTACCTGACAAATATCACGGTTTAAAAGATATTGAACAAAGGTATCGTCAACGTTACTTAGACTTAATTATGAATCCAGAAAGCAAAGAAACCTTTATTAATAGAAGTAAAATTATTCAATCCATGCGGAGTTATTTAAATGAACATGGATATCTTGAAGTAGAAACTCCAATGATGCATTCGATTGCCGGTGGAGCATCTGCTAAACCGTTTAAAACACATCATAACGCATTAGATATTCCATTGTATATGCGTATAGCTATCGAACTTCATTTGAAAAGATTAATTGTCGGCGGTTTAGAAAAAGTATATGAGATTGGCCGCGTTTTCCGTAATGAAGGTATATCGACGAGGCATAATCCTGAATTCACCATGATTGAGCTATATGAGGCCTACGCCGATTACCAAGATATAATGAATTTAACAGAAGATTTAATAGCGTTTATTGCAAAGGATGTTTTCGGAAGCACCAAGATTCAATATGGAGAAGAAACGATAGATTTATCACCGAAATGGGCCCGAATTCATATTGTCGATGCAATTAAGCAAGAAACAGGTGTAGACTTTTGGAATGTGCATACGACAGAGGAAGCACGAACACTTGCGAACGAGCATGGTATTGAAATTGGTGAGCACATGGAATACGGTCATATTTTAAATGAGTTTTTCGAGCAAAAAGTAGAAGAAAAATTAATTCAACCTACTTTTATATATGGTCATCCAATTGAAATCTCACCGTTAGCAAAGAAAAATGATGACGACCCTCGTTTTACGGATCGCTTTGAGTTATTTATTGTAGGTCGCGAGCATGCAAATGCTTTTACAGAATTAAATGACCCAATAGATCAAAAGCAACGGTTCGAAGCTCAATTAAAAGAGCGAGAGCAAGGTAATGATGAGGCTCATATGATGGATCATGACTTTATTGAAGCTTTAGAATATGGGATGCCCCCTACGGGTGGATTAGGAATCGGTGTTGACCGGTTAGTGATGTTGTTAACAAACTCTCCATCTATTAGAGATGTACTGTTATTCCCACAAATGAGACAAAGATAA